The following are from one region of the Stigmatella ashevillena genome:
- a CDS encoding tandem-95 repeat protein has translation MATKYPLLFVLALAAACGHNHPSNHPPTVAGVSVSTPEDTPVAITVSPEDADGDALEVTFASPSNGTLTGTGTSVTYTPHANFAGEESFTVTVSDGHATATATIKVTVQPVNDAPVAGNDTATTDENVPLTLAASTLLANDGDVEGQTLTITGVSSAVSGTVALAGTDILFTPTANFSGSASFQYTVSDGALTAIATVAVTVNPVNDAPVAGNDTATTDEDVLLTLAASTLLANDTDADGQTLTISAVQNPSNGMATLSGTNITFSPNADFNGAAAFEYVATDGQSTSIGLVTVTVTPVNDAPVATNVTVTVAHNTATAITLTATDVEGDALTFTISTPPAHGTLSGTGANRTFTPEANFGGQDSFTFTASDGSLTSNFATVSLTIKPPPACGDGTIDPNEVCDDGNRTAGDGCRADCRGLEVCGDGLVDSTTGEQCDDGNTVPGDGCSASCQLDPFSNVPSTIISGALSCNTNTSNTGRKAAVDALGRFFVVMNCGGTGYVSVSLDRGQTWVGPTSLGITGVAEIAIEGGPTGTAYVVALANPGKVIFTRTLDAGATWETPRELSNAVEAEVSMDSLGNAIYISVSTGGGGLRILRNSSRGTGDFIATDLAQANSFHDLIVDKISGDVFSVSDNPAFHIRRSSDGGASFGAESAPPGQAFFSDWTGSNGFIYAVGTFGDDNVDVIPVSAPGTSSQVTGLPTGVGPGPYRSIDSDALGNGYVVTQLSSGAVQLDRMLVGAASIAATDARPVGTGTYPAVAALPSNTGALVSYTSGTSVYGAVVVY, from the coding sequence CATTGGCTGCCGCTTGTGGGCACAACCATCCATCGAATCATCCTCCCACTGTCGCGGGCGTTAGTGTCTCCACACCCGAGGACACTCCGGTCGCCATCACCGTCTCGCCAGAAGATGCGGACGGCGACGCGCTCGAAGTCACATTCGCGTCTCCCAGCAATGGCACACTCACGGGCACGGGGACGTCGGTGACGTACACGCCCCATGCGAACTTCGCCGGGGAAGAGTCCTTTACGGTTACGGTCTCCGACGGCCATGCGACGGCGACGGCCACCATCAAGGTCACGGTTCAACCGGTGAATGACGCCCCGGTGGCGGGCAACGACACGGCAACGACAGACGAGAACGTGCCGCTGACGCTGGCAGCCAGCACCCTGCTGGCCAACGACGGCGACGTGGAAGGGCAGACGCTGACGATCACCGGCGTGAGCAGCGCGGTCTCCGGCACGGTGGCCCTGGCGGGCACCGACATCCTCTTCACCCCCACGGCCAACTTCTCGGGCTCGGCCAGCTTTCAGTACACCGTGTCGGATGGAGCGCTCACCGCCATCGCCACGGTGGCCGTGACGGTGAACCCGGTGAATGACGCCCCGGTGGCGGGCAACGACACGGCGACAACGGACGAGGACGTGCTGCTGACGCTGGCGGCCAGCACCCTGCTGGCCAACGACACCGACGCGGACGGACAGACGCTGACGATCAGCGCCGTGCAGAATCCGAGCAATGGCATGGCCACGCTTTCCGGGACGAACATCACCTTCAGCCCCAACGCCGACTTCAACGGAGCGGCGGCCTTTGAATACGTGGCAACGGACGGGCAATCCACCAGCATTGGTCTGGTCACTGTGACGGTGACCCCGGTCAACGACGCGCCCGTGGCCACCAACGTCACGGTGACGGTGGCCCATAATACCGCCACTGCTATCACCTTGACGGCCACGGACGTGGAGGGTGACGCGCTCACCTTCACCATCTCTACCCCTCCCGCTCACGGAACGCTGTCCGGGACAGGCGCCAACCGGACCTTCACTCCGGAAGCGAACTTCGGGGGACAGGACAGCTTTACCTTCACGGCCAGCGATGGCTCGCTGACCTCCAACTTCGCCACGGTCAGCCTCACCATCAAACCGCCCCCCGCTTGTGGCGACGGCACCATCGATCCGAACGAGGTGTGTGACGACGGGAACCGCACCGCAGGGGACGGCTGCCGCGCGGACTGCCGCGGCCTGGAGGTGTGCGGCGACGGACTGGTGGACAGCACCACGGGCGAGCAGTGCGATGATGGCAACACAGTCCCCGGAGACGGCTGCAGCGCCTCGTGCCAGCTGGATCCCTTCTCCAACGTCCCGTCGACGATCATCAGCGGGGCATTGAGCTGCAACACCAACACCTCGAACACGGGGCGCAAGGCGGCGGTGGATGCGCTGGGCCGCTTCTTCGTGGTCATGAACTGCGGTGGCACCGGGTATGTCAGCGTGAGCCTGGATCGCGGCCAGACCTGGGTAGGGCCCACCTCCCTGGGCATCACTGGCGTGGCGGAGATCGCGATTGAAGGGGGGCCCACGGGAACCGCCTACGTGGTGGCCCTCGCCAACCCGGGCAAGGTGATTTTCACCCGGACCCTCGACGCGGGCGCGACCTGGGAGACCCCGCGAGAACTCTCCAATGCGGTCGAGGCCGAGGTGAGCATGGATTCCCTGGGCAACGCCATCTACATCTCCGTCTCGACGGGGGGTGGGGGGCTGCGCATCCTCCGGAACTCCTCGCGGGGCACGGGCGATTTCATCGCCACGGATCTGGCCCAGGCCAATAGCTTCCACGACCTGATCGTGGACAAGATCAGCGGAGACGTGTTCTCGGTGAGTGATAACCCGGCGTTCCACATCCGCCGCAGCAGTGACGGGGGCGCCAGCTTTGGTGCGGAGAGCGCACCGCCTGGGCAGGCCTTCTTCTCGGATTGGACGGGCTCGAACGGCTTCATCTACGCCGTAGGAACCTTCGGGGACGACAACGTCGATGTCATTCCCGTGTCGGCCCCAGGAACGAGCAGCCAGGTGACCGGCCTGCCCACGGGCGTCGGTCCTGGCCCTTACCGGAGCATCGACTCTGATGCGCTCGGTAACGGCTATGTCGTCACGCAACTGAGCTCGGGCGCCGTTCAGCTGGACAGAATGCTCGTCGGGGCCGCCTCGATCGCCGCAACGGACGCCCGGCCCGTCGGTACTGGCACCTACCCAGCGGTCGCGGCGCTTCCCTCGAATACCGGCGCCCTCGTGTCTTACACGAGTGGCACCAGCGTCTACGGCGCGGTCGTCGTGTACTAA